Genomic window (Synergistaceae bacterium):
CGGCTATGCGAAAGTAGACCTTCACCGCCAGCTTCGTCAAGGAGCAAGTGAAGTGATTTACGGCGCAGGGAAAACCCCAGAGCAGATAGCGGGCATCGTCAGCGTAATGCGTTCCCACCACCAGAAAGCTATACTTATCACGCGTCTTTCTCCTGAAGCACACGCAGAACTTGGCCGACTTGGCTGTGAGGTGAATTACTACCCCGAAGCCCGCGCAGGAGTCGCCGGAGAGATTCCCGAGCCCGAAGGGAAGAGTTCTGTTGTTGTGGCTACGGGCGGAACGAGCGATATTCCCGTCGCAGAAGAAGCCTCGCTCACCGCAGAAGTTCTCGGGAGCAGGGTGAAACGTCTCTACGATGTCGGAGTGTCCGGGCTTCACCGCGTATTGTC
Coding sequences:
- the larB gene encoding nickel pincer cofactor biosynthesis protein LarB; this encodes MNDIKQILHDFKDGTINIDEAYLRLKEAPFEDIGYAKVDLHRQLRQGASEVIYGAGKTPEQIAGIVSVMRSHHQKAILITRLSPEAHAELGRLGCEVNYYPEARAGVAGEIPEPEGKSSVVVATGGTSDIPVAEEASLTAEVLGSRVKRLYDVGVSGLHRVLSHIDDIMSASVIVAVAGMEGALASVLGGLADCPVIAVPTSVGYGASFGGIAALLAMLNSCASGVSVVNIDNGFGAGYLAAMINRIRTEGDSDQQ